DNA from Rhodothermales bacterium:
TTGAACCCTGCCTGGGCCCGAACAACCTCTACGGTCGTACCCGGATAGTTGGATACGATCACGAAACGATTCGTGAGGTTTTTGAACAGCAGGCTCTTGCCGACATTCGGGTTTCCTACCAGAATGAGAGCATCGTCGGCTGAGTCGACGGCAGTAGAATCAGGATGCTCTGGAGTAACTGTTTGCATTCAGGGTGCCGGCAACGTTGACGGCCTTGTCTAAGAGAAGCAGCAAGGTATCCGAACAGGCGCGAAGTCCCAACCCGAGCCAGGGCTGTCACCCAATTGATCGAGCTCCACTCCGTCTGGGCATGAGGCAGATCTCATACCCCTACATGGTGCAGGCGTTTCCCCGGTAGGTCTGCAGGGGAGTCGAGCACACGGTTCCCTACACACTTTTCGCTGAAAATCCCCTACGAGTGTAGGTGCCTCGTGTACCAGGCCGCGCAAGCATGACCCGCCTGAACTGTGGGACATTCGTGACAGTCATCGCATCGCCTCAGTATTAGACTGGAACGGGGAGAATCCACGTCTCCCGATGACTGACACTCACCTTAGACGACATCAGCGGAGGAGTCTCATATGCGAACCAAAGCGTTACTGATTGCGCTCACCGCGCTCGTGCCGGCTGCTTTCTTTCTCACACAACTCGGATTTGAGGACAGCCTGCATGCGACCCGGGAGGGCAAAGCGTTCTTCTACAGCCAGGCCAATGGTGGATTTGAGGCACTCACTGGAATCCCGATGGCTGATCTGTCCTGCCAGAATTGCCACGCGCCCACGAAGGCCGACGGGACGCCCATCGACGCCGCGTCCTACACGCCCGGGTGTGACGACTGCCACGCGTTCCCGAGCACCGAAGTCCCGGACAATGTTTGCATAGGATGTCACGGGCGGGCGGGCGCAGAGCTCTCGCTCTCCAACAGCCCGAATACGGCGGTCGCCGCGATGTTCGCCGACGTACACCGCGATGAGGGAATGGGTTGCACAGATTGCCACGACAAGAATGAGTTTCCTGTCGAACACGGCGCAAGCACGACGGTCTTCAAGAGTCTTCTCGACCCCGGCGCATCACATGCCGCCTGCGAGAACTGTCACGATCCAGCCGGCCTGCCGGCCAACACCGAGCATACGACTCACGCCGACAATGTCTCGTGCAAGGCGTGCCACTCGAAGACGGTGATTACGTGCTACAACTGTCACTTCGAGACCGAGGTGGACGCCGACAAGAAGCGCTATTACGGAAAGCCGCCAATGTTTGGATTCGCGCTACTGGTCAACGACACGGAGACGGGCAAAGTCACGACGGCTACGCTGCAAGCCGTGACGTATGACGAGCAGTCGTTCTATACCATTGCCCCCTTCCATGGTCACACGATTGCGAGAAATGCGCGCGAGTGCGTCGATTGTCACGACTCGGAGATTATCCGCGGATACAACTCAACGGGCGAGATTCCCGTTGTGCAGTGGGATTCTGCTCAGGCCAAACTTGTCAACACCAAGGGCATGATCCCGGTGCCGACGGATTGGAAGACTTCGCTGCTCTTCGACTTCGTACGCTACAAGGGGGATACGAGCGATCCGTTTGGTCCACTCGACCTGGCGCAGTGGGAGTTCATGAAGAGCGGCGCCGACATGTCGCAGATGATCAGCGAGTTTGCCACGCCTTTGACGGCCGACCAGATGAGCAAGCTGTCGATGAATGTCGTAGTCGGCGTCGAGGAGCAAT
Protein-coding regions in this window:
- a CDS encoding T9SS type A sorting domain-containing protein, translated to MRTKALLIALTALVPAAFFLTQLGFEDSLHATREGKAFFYSQANGGFEALTGIPMADLSCQNCHAPTKADGTPIDAASYTPGCDDCHAFPSTEVPDNVCIGCHGRAGAELSLSNSPNTAVAAMFADVHRDEGMGCTDCHDKNEFPVEHGASTTVFKSLLDPGASHAACENCHDPAGLPANTEHTTHADNVSCKACHSKTVITCYNCHFETEVDADKKRYYGKPPMFGFALLVNDTETGKVTTATLQAVTYDEQSFYTIAPFHGHTIARNARECVDCHDSEIIRGYNSTGEIPVVQWDSAQAKLVNTKGMIPVPTDWKTSLLFDFVRYKGDTSDPFGPLDLAQWEFMKSGADMSQMISEFATPLTADQMSKLSMNVVVGVEEQSTVPVAYELEQNYPNPFNPATTIRYSVPEVGDVTVSIFDLVGRQVTTLFEGERTPGTYDVTWDAANEPSGVYFYKLQTGDFEETKSMLLVK